The following proteins come from a genomic window of Flavobacteriales bacterium:
- a CDS encoding 4-hydroxy-tetrahydrodipicolinate synthase, with amino-acid sequence MDERFKGLGVAMVTPFRDNGQIDYAGLEKLIEHQIAGGVDYVVSMGTTGESVALTKAEKKQLLAETIGFVRNRVPVVLGVGGNNTAEVVEALGAFEMDGVDAILSVSPYYNKPTQEGIYQHYKAIAQVALRPIILYNVPGRTGSNITAETTIRLAKGFANIIAIKEASANLDQMGRILKHKPKDFMLISGDDALTLPIIAMGGVGVISVVGNAMPQEFSRLVSAALKGDLASARREHLRLIEVIDLLFAEGNPGGIKYVLKELGICGDTMRLPLVNISEATEKKLYRALADAEVVKL; translated from the coding sequence ATGGACGAACGATTCAAGGGCCTGGGCGTCGCGATGGTGACGCCCTTCCGCGACAACGGGCAGATCGATTACGCCGGGCTGGAGAAGCTCATTGAGCACCAGATCGCCGGGGGCGTGGACTACGTGGTATCCATGGGCACCACGGGAGAGAGCGTCGCGCTCACCAAGGCCGAGAAGAAGCAGCTGCTCGCCGAGACCATCGGCTTCGTGCGCAACCGCGTGCCCGTCGTGCTGGGCGTGGGCGGCAACAACACCGCTGAGGTCGTGGAGGCGCTGGGAGCCTTCGAGATGGATGGCGTGGATGCCATCCTCAGCGTAAGCCCGTACTACAACAAGCCCACGCAGGAGGGCATCTACCAGCACTACAAGGCCATCGCGCAAGTGGCGCTGCGGCCGATCATCCTCTACAACGTGCCCGGCCGCACCGGCAGCAACATCACCGCCGAGACCACCATCAGGCTCGCCAAGGGCTTCGCCAACATCATCGCCATCAAGGAGGCCAGCGCCAACCTCGACCAGATGGGCCGCATCCTCAAGCACAAGCCCAAGGATTTCATGCTCATCAGCGGCGATGATGCGCTCACGCTTCCCATCATCGCCATGGGCGGGGTGGGCGTGATCAGCGTGGTGGGCAATGCGATGCCGCAGGAGTTCAGCCGATTGGTGAGCGCCGCGCTAAAGGGCGATCTGGCGTCCGCTCGCCGCGAGCACCTGCGCCTCATCGAGGTCATCGATCTGCTCTTCGCCGAAGGGAACCCCGGCGGCATCAAGTACGTGCTCAAAGAGCTTGGCATCTGCGGCGACACCATGCGCCTGCCGCTGGTGAACATCAGTGAGGCCACCGAGAAGAAGCTCTATCGCGCGCTGGCCGATGCTGAGGTGGTGAAGTTGTGA
- a CDS encoding acyl-CoA thioesterase, protein MYSHETRMRVRYAETDQMGQMYHGRYAELFEVGRVEALRSIGFPYKAIEESGVLLPVRDLSIRYHRPVRYDDEVIVRTTIAALPQVRILFRYELRDADGALLTEGETTLVFLDNATKRPCQAPQAILEALRPFFD, encoded by the coding sequence ATGTACAGCCACGAGACTCGTATGCGCGTGCGCTACGCCGAGACCGATCAGATGGGACAGATGTATCATGGCCGCTATGCCGAGCTGTTCGAAGTGGGACGTGTGGAGGCCTTGCGCAGCATCGGGTTCCCATACAAGGCGATCGAGGAAAGCGGCGTGCTGCTGCCGGTCCGTGACCTGAGCATCCGTTACCACCGGCCCGTGCGCTACGATGATGAGGTGATCGTGCGCACCACGATCGCCGCTTTGCCCCAAGTGCGCATCCTGTTCCGCTATGAGCTCCGCGATGCGGATGGCGCGCTGCTCACGGAGGGGGAGACCACCTTGGTCTTCCTTGACAACGCGACCAAGCGGCCATGCCAGGCGCCGCAGGCGATCTTGGAGGCGCTGCGGCCTTTCTTCGATTGA
- the ribD gene encoding bifunctional diaminohydroxyphosphoribosylaminopyrimidine deaminase/5-amino-6-(5-phosphoribosylamino)uracil reductase RibD has translation MGTHEHWMRRCLQLARLGAGSAAPNPMVGAVLVHEGRVLAEGWHRTPGTAHAERACLDSINSMDVPGDAVMHLNLEPCAHQGRTPPCADLLIARGVRRVVIAHRDPFAEVNGKGIARLIAAGTEVTEGVLADEARWMNRRFITSIIEARPYVILKWAQSRDGFIDRSPRMQRGSQRISSPETDALVHRWRSEEQAILVGSRTVVNDDPRLDVRHVDGRQPLRVVLDRCGAAPLGSNVFEGTNSTLLFTAKERAGIAAEQVVVQDHEDPIDRMLGELHARAVRSVLIEGGAELLGHFMRRGLWDEARVITGDIVLGHGTAAPEPPAAAVRSIEHGTDRIDLLINRDRRAVPDAAWLW, from the coding sequence ATGGGAACGCACGAGCATTGGATGCGCCGCTGCCTGCAACTGGCGCGGCTGGGGGCGGGCAGTGCAGCGCCCAACCCGATGGTGGGCGCCGTGCTGGTGCATGAAGGCCGGGTGCTCGCTGAAGGATGGCACCGAACGCCGGGAACAGCGCACGCTGAACGGGCCTGCCTTGATTCAATCAACAGCATGGATGTGCCGGGCGACGCGGTGATGCATTTGAACCTCGAGCCTTGCGCGCACCAAGGCCGCACGCCGCCCTGCGCCGATCTGCTGATCGCCCGCGGAGTGAGGCGCGTGGTGATCGCGCATCGTGACCCATTCGCGGAAGTGAATGGGAAGGGCATCGCACGGTTGATCGCTGCCGGTACCGAGGTGACCGAGGGCGTCCTTGCCGATGAGGCCCGCTGGATGAACAGGCGCTTCATCACCTCCATCATCGAAGCGCGGCCATATGTCATCCTGAAGTGGGCGCAGAGCCGTGATGGCTTCATCGACCGTTCACCACGCATGCAGCGCGGCTCGCAGAGGATCTCATCGCCGGAAACCGATGCGCTGGTGCACCGATGGCGGAGCGAGGAGCAAGCGATCCTCGTAGGCAGCCGAACCGTGGTGAACGATGATCCCCGCCTCGACGTGCGGCATGTGGATGGCCGCCAGCCGTTGCGCGTGGTGCTCGACCGCTGCGGGGCCGCACCGTTGGGGTCGAATGTCTTCGAAGGCACGAACAGCACCTTGCTGTTCACCGCGAAGGAGCGTGCGGGCATCGCAGCGGAGCAGGTCGTTGTGCAGGATCACGAGGACCCGATCGACCGCATGCTCGGCGAGCTGCATGCGCGCGCCGTGCGTTCGGTGCTGATTGAAGGAGGCGCTGAGCTCCTTGGGCACTTCATGCGCCGCGGGCTTTGGGACGAGGCGCGGGTGATCACGGGAGACATCGTGCTCGGGCATGGGACAGCCGCGCCGGAGCCGCCCGCAGCTGCTGTGCGATCGATCGAGCACGGCACCGACCGCATCGACCTCCTCATCAACAGGGACCGGCGCGCAGTGCCGGATGCAGCATGGCTTTGGTAG
- the prmC gene encoding peptide chain release factor N(5)-glutamine methyltransferase, whose product MGVRSSSNRVGSVLDQYREQLAPLYDAGEVRAIARAVFHEKLGWDAAQLELRKFESLHESDLLKVYLPLKRLRAGEPLQHILGKVRFHGLDIAVTPDVLIPRPETEELVELITQDDYVPAAVADIGTGSGCIALALKQAFTKAKVFGIDLNEAALQIARANGRATGLEVEWRQADALHRAFGLPASVDLVVSNPPYIPVEEADSLLSRVRAREPYTALFAPEGDALAFYRAIGKAALRVLPAGGRLWFEAHYRHAAEAAALLREAGFKQVDLLRDMSGNHRFIRCLA is encoded by the coding sequence ATGGGCGTCCGCAGCAGCAGCAACCGCGTGGGTTCCGTGCTCGATCAGTACCGGGAGCAGCTCGCGCCGCTCTATGATGCGGGTGAGGTGAGGGCCATCGCGCGCGCCGTGTTCCATGAGAAGCTCGGTTGGGATGCTGCTCAACTCGAATTGCGCAAGTTCGAATCGCTGCACGAGTCTGACCTGCTGAAGGTGTACCTGCCGCTCAAGCGACTGCGCGCTGGTGAGCCCCTGCAGCACATCCTGGGCAAGGTCCGCTTCCACGGACTCGATATCGCGGTGACGCCGGATGTGCTCATCCCGCGACCTGAGACGGAAGAGCTCGTTGAGCTCATCACGCAGGATGATTACGTGCCTGCTGCTGTGGCGGATATCGGCACCGGGAGCGGATGCATCGCTTTGGCGCTCAAGCAGGCGTTCACCAAGGCGAAGGTCTTCGGCATCGACCTCAACGAGGCTGCGCTCCAGATCGCACGTGCCAATGGCCGCGCAACGGGCCTGGAGGTGGAGTGGCGCCAAGCGGATGCCTTGCACCGCGCCTTCGGACTGCCCGCCTCGGTTGACCTTGTGGTCAGCAATCCGCCGTACATCCCGGTTGAAGAAGCCGATTCCCTCCTCTCGCGCGTGCGCGCGCGCGAGCCTTATACAGCCTTGTTCGCTCCGGAGGGTGACGCACTGGCCTTCTACCGAGCCATCGGGAAAGCGGCCCTGCGGGTTCTGCCAGCCGGTGGCCGCCTGTGGTTCGAGGCCCATTACAGGCACGCTGCTGAAGCGGCTGCCCTGCTGCGCGAAGCCGGATTCAAGCAGGTTGACCTGCTGCGCGACATGAGCGGCAACCATCGCTTCATCCGGTGCCTGGCATGA
- the dnaA gene encoding chromosomal replication initiator protein DnaA: MKKDPEKTWERCLAVIRDNVNPQSFKTWFEPIKAMKLSDNVLTIQVPSQFFYEWLEEHYIGLLKKIIRKELGADGRLEYSIIMENGFQSAHPYTVKMPTSNARETKNPSVALPIDVANSPIKNPFVIPGLRKIKVESHLNANYSFDNFIEGDCNRLARSAGYAVAQKPGGTAFNPLLIYGGVGLGKTHLAHAIGIEIKKHHPDKTILYVPAEKFTHQFIEAVKNNTVGDFTQFYQMMDVLIIDDVQFLAGKEKTQDVFFHVFNALHQSGKQLVITSDKAPVEMAGMEQRLLSRFKWGLSADLQAPGLETRIAILEKKMYAEGIDLPKEVVEYLAYSITTNIRELEGAMISLIAQSSLNKKAVTLDLAKQMIDKFVKNTAREVSIDYIQKVVCDYFDLPIELLKSKTRKREVVQARQIAMYFAKKMTKSSLANIGAHCGGKDHATVLHACRTVNNLSETDKQFRGYLEDLEKKLSLH; the protein is encoded by the coding sequence ATGAAGAAGGATCCCGAGAAGACCTGGGAACGGTGCCTGGCGGTGATCAGGGACAACGTGAACCCGCAGAGCTTCAAGACCTGGTTCGAACCGATCAAGGCCATGAAGCTCTCGGACAATGTCCTGACCATCCAAGTGCCTTCGCAGTTCTTCTATGAATGGCTGGAGGAGCATTACATCGGTCTGCTCAAGAAGATCATCCGCAAGGAACTCGGTGCCGATGGCCGTTTGGAATACTCCATCATCATGGAGAACGGATTCCAAAGCGCCCATCCGTACACGGTGAAGATGCCGACGAGCAATGCTCGCGAGACCAAGAATCCTTCGGTGGCCTTGCCGATCGATGTGGCCAACAGCCCGATCAAGAACCCGTTCGTGATCCCCGGCCTCCGCAAGATCAAGGTCGAGAGCCATCTCAACGCCAATTACTCCTTCGACAATTTCATCGAGGGCGATTGCAACCGGCTGGCGCGCAGCGCAGGCTATGCCGTGGCCCAGAAGCCCGGCGGCACCGCATTCAACCCATTGCTGATCTATGGCGGAGTGGGCCTTGGCAAGACGCACCTCGCACATGCCATCGGCATCGAGATCAAGAAGCACCATCCGGACAAGACCATCCTGTACGTGCCGGCCGAGAAGTTCACCCACCAGTTCATCGAGGCGGTGAAGAACAATACCGTGGGCGACTTCACGCAGTTCTACCAGATGATGGACGTGCTCATCATCGACGATGTGCAGTTCCTCGCCGGCAAGGAGAAGACGCAGGACGTGTTCTTCCATGTGTTCAACGCGCTCCACCAGAGCGGCAAGCAACTGGTGATCACCAGCGACAAGGCACCAGTAGAGATGGCGGGCATGGAGCAACGCCTGCTCTCGCGCTTCAAGTGGGGCCTCAGCGCCGACCTTCAGGCACCGGGCCTCGAGACGCGCATCGCCATCCTGGAGAAGAAGATGTACGCCGAGGGCATCGACCTGCCCAAGGAAGTGGTGGAATACCTCGCCTATAGCATCACCACCAATATCCGCGAACTGGAGGGCGCCATGATCAGCCTGATCGCGCAGAGCTCGTTGAACAAGAAGGCCGTGACGCTCGATCTCGCGAAGCAGATGATCGATAAGTTCGTGAAGAACACGGCGCGTGAGGTGAGCATCGACTACATCCAGAAGGTGGTGTGCGACTACTTCGACCTGCCGATCGAACTGCTCAAGAGCAAGACCCGGAAGCGCGAGGTGGTGCAGGCCCGCCAGATCGCCATGTACTTCGCGAAGAAGATGACCAAGAGCTCGCTGGCCAACATCGGCGCGCACTGCGGCGGCAAGGATCATGCGACCGTGCTGCATGCGTGCCGCACCGTGAACAACCTCTCCGAGACCGACAAGCAGTTCCGCGGATACCTCGAGGACCTCGAGAAGAAGCTGAGCCTGCACTGA
- the rimM gene encoding 16S rRNA processing protein RimM has protein sequence MDLDSLHRIGRIGKAWGHQGELTLHLDDIDLDDLVHAGSFFVDIEGQKVPFAFSRLHEVGSETLVKFDDFNDPQSAQIIVGRDLYAPPGLLADGSDESWDPEEFIDMLVRDEEHGELGIVTAIEGTEKNPVLVVLHGEEEVLIPVTDEMILGVDPEENVLLVRTPPGLIELNKG, from the coding sequence ATGGACCTCGACAGCCTGCACCGCATCGGCCGCATCGGCAAGGCATGGGGCCATCAGGGCGAGCTCACCCTGCATCTCGACGACATCGACCTCGACGACCTCGTTCATGCCGGTTCCTTCTTCGTGGACATTGAGGGGCAGAAGGTGCCCTTTGCCTTCAGCCGCCTGCATGAGGTAGGGAGCGAGACCCTCGTGAAGTTCGACGACTTCAATGACCCGCAGAGCGCGCAGATCATCGTGGGGCGCGACCTCTACGCGCCGCCCGGCCTCCTCGCCGATGGCAGCGACGAGAGCTGGGACCCCGAGGAGTTCATCGATATGCTCGTGCGCGACGAGGAGCATGGCGAGCTGGGCATCGTCACAGCCATCGAAGGCACGGAGAAGAACCCCGTGCTCGTGGTGCTGCACGGCGAGGAGGAGGTCCTCATCCCGGTCACGGACGAGATGATTCTAGGCGTGGATCCGGAAGAGAACGTGCTGCTGGTGCGCACGCCGCCGGGACTGATCGAGCTGAACAAGGGCTGA
- a CDS encoding tyrosine-type recombinase/integrase, with product MIMPAVLEKETDLRYIQAQLGHSSSKTTEIYTHVSTKALGKIRSPLDDLDL from the coding sequence ATGATCATGCCTGCCGTGCTGGAAAAGGAAACCGACCTGCGCTACATTCAAGCCCAATTGGGGCACAGCTCCAGCAAGACCACGGAGATCTACACCCACGTAAGCACCAAAGCCCTTGGCAAGATCCGCAGCCCGCTCGATGACCTGGACCTGTGA
- a CDS encoding 3'-5' exonuclease, with amino-acid sequence MDFLALDFETATTAADSPCELGIAIVRGGVVREVRNWLIKPPQWPHFSPWNVAVHGIRPDDVADAPRWEEIWEEVHALLLGATVVAHNAAFDMNVLKATLASKRIVHPSFRYFCSVSMARRVWPGHGSYGLSAMCAHHRIPLKHHRAGNDAEATAELVLRALRDGDTLDTFIRRSRINLGAFFPGGHRTPGGRVTAAAQ; translated from the coding sequence ATGGACTTCCTCGCCCTCGACTTCGAGACCGCCACCACCGCCGCCGACAGCCCCTGCGAGCTGGGCATCGCGATCGTGCGCGGCGGCGTGGTGCGCGAGGTGCGCAACTGGCTCATCAAGCCGCCGCAATGGCCGCACTTCAGCCCATGGAACGTGGCCGTGCATGGCATCCGCCCCGATGATGTGGCCGACGCGCCTCGGTGGGAGGAGATCTGGGAAGAGGTGCATGCGCTGCTGCTCGGCGCGACGGTGGTGGCGCACAACGCGGCCTTCGATATGAATGTCCTGAAGGCCACGCTCGCATCGAAGCGCATCGTGCATCCGAGCTTCCGCTACTTCTGCAGCGTGAGCATGGCGCGCCGGGTGTGGCCGGGCCATGGCTCCTACGGGCTCAGCGCGATGTGCGCGCACCATCGAATCCCGCTCAAGCACCACCGTGCAGGCAACGATGCCGAGGCCACGGCCGAGCTGGTGCTGCGCGCGCTCCGCGATGGAGATACGCTCGATACCTTCATCCGTCGCTCGCGCATCAATCTCGGCGCTTTCTTCCCAGGCGGGCACCGGACCCCAGGCGGCAGGGTCACGGCCGCCGCGCAGTAG
- the ligA gene encoding NAD-dependent DNA ligase LigA yields the protein MDRASAERRIAELSTELERHNHLYYVLAAPVISDLEFDRKLKELEALESGFPDLASPNSPTQRVGGGITKGFPTVPHRYPMLSLGNTYSREEVEEFVARVEKAIGPTRFSMELKYDGVAISLSYTNGELVRGVTRGDGEKGEDITPNVRTIRSIPLRLQGEDWPDELEARGEVIFTKHQFDKLNALREQEGEELYANPRNTAAGTLKQQDPKEVAKRGLDSFIYSLQGDALPTRSHFDNLMRAQEWGFKTPDPKRRFIGRATDAAGIMAFIDHWGQHRNELEMIIDGVVVKVDDLDVQDELGLTAKSPRWAMAYKYAPEQAVTKLLGVTFQVGRTGAVTPVAELEPVQLAGTTVKRASLFNADQLERLDLHQGDEVRVEKAGEIIPQVVGVELARREAGAQRVGFPHECPECGTALIRLDGEAQHYCPNEHGCPPQITRRIEHFVSRRAMDIDGLGAETVQEFHGAGLIANVADLYELTADRILALGKGWKEKSAEKVIAGLEKSKQVPFERVLFALGIRHVGETVAKKIARGATSMERLKAMGKDELLGIEEVGEVIAESIIDFFAVPGNQRIVERLARHGVRMEQDATEGPASDKLKGLSIVVSGVFRNFSRDGIKEAIERNGGKVSGSISSKTSYVVAGEGMGPAKRAKADELKVPVIDEDELTRMIEG from the coding sequence ATGGACCGAGCAAGCGCTGAACGACGCATCGCCGAATTGAGCACCGAGCTCGAGCGGCACAACCACCTTTACTACGTGCTCGCCGCACCGGTCATCAGCGACCTCGAGTTCGATCGCAAGCTCAAGGAGCTGGAGGCGCTGGAGTCCGGGTTCCCCGACCTCGCATCGCCCAACAGTCCCACCCAGCGCGTGGGCGGCGGCATTACCAAGGGCTTCCCCACGGTGCCGCATCGCTATCCCATGCTCTCGCTCGGCAACACCTACTCGCGCGAGGAAGTCGAGGAGTTCGTGGCCCGCGTGGAGAAGGCCATTGGACCTACGCGCTTCAGCATGGAGCTGAAGTACGATGGCGTCGCCATCAGCCTCAGCTACACGAACGGCGAGCTCGTGCGCGGCGTTACGCGCGGCGATGGTGAGAAGGGGGAGGACATCACCCCCAACGTGCGCACCATCCGCAGCATCCCCTTGCGCTTGCAGGGCGAGGATTGGCCCGATGAGCTCGAGGCGCGCGGCGAAGTGATCTTCACCAAGCACCAATTCGATAAGCTGAACGCGCTGCGTGAACAGGAAGGGGAGGAGCTGTATGCCAATCCGCGCAACACCGCAGCCGGCACGCTCAAGCAGCAGGATCCGAAAGAGGTGGCCAAGCGCGGCCTCGATAGCTTCATCTACAGCCTGCAAGGCGATGCGCTCCCGACGCGCAGCCACTTCGACAACCTGATGCGCGCGCAGGAATGGGGCTTCAAGACACCCGATCCGAAGCGGCGATTCATCGGGCGCGCGACCGATGCGGCGGGCATCATGGCCTTCATCGATCATTGGGGCCAGCACCGCAACGAGCTGGAGATGATCATCGATGGCGTGGTCGTGAAGGTGGACGACCTCGACGTGCAGGATGAGTTGGGCCTCACCGCCAAGAGCCCGCGTTGGGCCATGGCGTACAAGTACGCGCCCGAACAGGCCGTCACGAAGCTGCTCGGCGTCACCTTCCAGGTGGGCCGAACAGGGGCGGTGACACCGGTGGCTGAACTGGAGCCCGTGCAGCTCGCGGGCACCACGGTCAAGCGCGCATCGCTCTTCAACGCCGACCAGCTCGAGCGGCTCGACTTGCACCAAGGCGACGAGGTGCGCGTCGAGAAGGCCGGCGAGATCATCCCGCAAGTGGTGGGGGTGGAACTGGCGAGGCGCGAGGCTGGCGCGCAGCGCGTGGGCTTCCCGCACGAATGCCCGGAATGCGGCACTGCCCTCATCCGCCTTGATGGCGAAGCGCAGCACTATTGCCCCAATGAGCATGGCTGCCCGCCGCAGATCACCCGCCGCATCGAGCACTTCGTGTCGCGGCGCGCCATGGACATCGACGGCCTTGGTGCGGAAACCGTGCAGGAATTCCATGGGGCAGGACTCATCGCGAACGTCGCCGACCTGTATGAACTCACAGCTGATCGGATCCTGGCGTTGGGCAAGGGCTGGAAGGAGAAGAGCGCGGAGAAAGTGATCGCGGGCCTGGAGAAGAGCAAGCAGGTCCCCTTCGAACGCGTGCTCTTCGCGCTCGGGATCAGGCATGTGGGCGAGACCGTTGCGAAGAAGATCGCGCGCGGCGCCACAAGCATGGAACGGCTGAAGGCGATGGGCAAGGACGAGCTCCTGGGCATCGAGGAGGTCGGGGAGGTGATCGCTGAGAGCATCATCGATTTCTTCGCGGTTCCGGGGAATCAGCGCATCGTGGAAAGGCTCGCCCGGCATGGGGTGCGCATGGAACAGGACGCCACGGAAGGCCCGGCGAGCGACAAGCTGAAAGGGCTCTCCATCGTGGTGTCGGGCGTTTTCCGCAACTTCAGCCGCGATGGCATCAAGGAGGCCATCGAGCGCAACGGGGGCAAGGTGTCCGGTTCCATCAGCAGCAAGACCAGCTACGTGGTGGCCGGCGAGGGCATGGGGCCGGCCAAGCGCGCGAAGGCGGATGAATTGAAGGTGCCGGTGATCGATGAAGACGAACTCACGCGGATGATCGAAGGATGA
- a CDS encoding DMT family transporter has translation MALVAITALWMALLLICFKVFGKREVPLLPAIAINYATACAWGIAVTRPWRIEMPTALLMPALLLGVLFIALFYLTALSSQRAGVAATSVASKMSLVLTVLFAVLFLGERPSTIGWIGIGLALVAVPLASYARGAPGARGAWLMPALLFVGNAAIDITINKVQRDLLTPMTEPLFPTLVFAVAGAIGFGALAMRGELRTVLQPKALIGGIVLGSMNYASLYFLVTTLARSGLASSSVFPLLNIGVILISTVIGLALFGDRLRRVQAGGIALAVIAMGLILLA, from the coding sequence ATGGCTTTGGTAGCGATCACCGCGCTCTGGATGGCGCTCTTGCTGATCTGCTTCAAGGTATTCGGCAAGCGCGAGGTGCCGCTGCTGCCCGCGATCGCGATCAACTACGCCACGGCTTGCGCTTGGGGCATCGCGGTGACCAGGCCGTGGCGCATAGAGATGCCAACCGCCCTCCTGATGCCCGCGCTCCTCCTCGGCGTGCTCTTCATCGCGCTCTTCTACCTCACCGCGTTGAGCTCGCAGCGCGCCGGGGTGGCCGCAACCTCGGTGGCGAGCAAGATGAGCCTGGTGCTCACTGTGCTATTCGCCGTGCTGTTCCTGGGCGAGCGCCCCTCAACGATCGGGTGGATCGGGATCGGGCTCGCTCTGGTGGCCGTGCCGCTGGCCTCGTATGCGCGTGGCGCTCCCGGCGCACGGGGCGCATGGCTCATGCCGGCCTTGCTCTTCGTAGGCAATGCCGCGATCGACATCACCATCAACAAGGTCCAGCGCGATCTGCTCACCCCCATGACGGAGCCGTTGTTCCCGACACTGGTATTCGCGGTGGCCGGCGCGATCGGGTTCGGCGCCTTGGCCATGCGCGGCGAGCTGCGCACGGTGCTCCAGCCGAAGGCGCTCATCGGCGGGATCGTGCTGGGCAGCATGAACTACGCGAGCCTGTATTTCCTGGTGACCACGCTGGCGCGCAGCGGACTGGCCTCAAGCAGCGTATTCCCACTGCTCAACATCGGCGTGATCCTGATCAGCACGGTGATCGGCCTTGCGCTCTTCGGCGACCGCCTTCGCCGCGTGCAAGCAGGCGGGATCGCGCTCGCCGTGATCGCCATGGGGCTGATCCTGCTCGCATGA